The sequence GATTTTCAGTGACATTTTTTCTTTCGCAGCGATCGCAGCCTCAAAATCCAAACGGTTAAACTGGATCGTTATTCTTATCCTGACGGGGCTTTATAAAAAATTAATGATTCTGAAATGAGAACCAGTTCATGAGCTTTCATGAAAATTGGATGAAAATTTTCTTATAAAATGGCTAGGATTGAGGAGATTGGCGAAACAATGGAACTTCTCAGTATTAATACTTGTCTAATTGATGAAAGACGTTGTTCTGTTTGATTTTTAACTCCCACGTACTGCATTCAAGCCTTCACTGTGAAATCAGTCATTGATTGTCTTAATTTTCGCAATTATTTCAAATCAACTCGCACTCGCATCCTGCTGCTATATCTGTTGACTCTAATCGGCGTGGTTGCAATTGCCACTCCCATCTTTCAGTTCCTCTTTTTGTCAGCAGTTGACGAGAGAGTACGAGCCGATCTCAGCGAAGAACTAGAAAAGTTTGAGGAGTCTTATCAACAGTGGAATGCCCAAACCCCAGACACGAAAGCAGCACTGACCGATTTTATTGATGAGTTTTTAGCAGAAACCCGTCCGGAAGATGACAATTTTCATCTGATGATCTTAGACAATCAGTTGCATCAGGCAAAGCCCACACCCCTCCCCCAAATTATTCAGTCTCACCCAGAATTGATGCCGAGGTGGCTGACTCTAGAAACGCCCATTCACGGAACGCTAGCTGTTGACGATCCAAAGATCGGAAGTGTTATTTACAAAAGCTATCTCTTAGAAGTGAACGAGCAACCGCGGGGACTTTTTGTCACAGTCCACTTGAGTGCTGGTGAACGAGCCGAAGCGTGGGCAGCAGTGCTGATCTTTATTGAGGTTGCCTGTGGGGTAATCCTGGTTGCTTTTTTACTGGCTTGGATGGCAAGCGGTCAACTGCTCAAACCCGTTCAACAATTAGCCAAGACGGCAAAAATCATTAATGAGGATAATCTCAATCAGCGCTTAGTTGTCAAAGGAACGGGAGAGCTAGCAGAATTAGCGAGCACGTTTAATATCATGATGGATCGCGTCCAAACTGCTTTTGAGAATCAAAGAAGCTTTACCAACGATGTCAGTCATGAGTTACGAACGCCAATCACCATTATTCAAGGGCATCTTGACGTAATGAGTGCGGATCCCAAGGAACAAGCAGAAACATTGACTGTGGTCTTCAGCGAATTGGAACGCATGAAACGGCTTGTCAATGACATGATTTTATTGGTCAAAGCAGAGCAAGATAATTTTTTGTATCTGGAAGAAATTAATCTAAAGCGGTTTGTACAAGAGGTCTTTAGTAAGGCAATTATACTCGCTGATCGTAATTGGCAATTAGAGATAACAGCAGAGGGTAGTTTTTGGGGAGATCGCCAGCGCTTAACAGGGGCTTGGATGAACTTGGTTCAAAATGCCATTCAACATACTGATCTCGAAGACACCGTTGAATTAGGATGTGCTGTTTCTAAAAACACCCTACGCTTTTGGGTGCGAGATACAGGAGAAGGGATTGCGAAAGGGGATCAGCAACATATTTTTAACCGTTTTGCGAGGGTAAAGAATGATCGTCGTGCTTCAGAAGGAGTAGGCTTAGGACTCACCATTGTTGTTGCTATTATGAGAGCTCATGGTGGATATGTGGAATTAAGTAGTGAAGTAGGAGTGGGATCAACATTTACCCTAATTTGTCCGCGGAAATACCAGAAAGAGGTTGACCAATGACTCAAATCCTAATCATTGAAGATGAGACCCAAATTACGTCTTTTTTAGAAAAGGGATTAAAGGCAAATGGTTTTACAACAACCGTTGCAACTGAGAGTGAAGAAGCCCTCGCGATCGCGATCGATAGTCAAATTGACCTTGTTTTACTCGACTTATCTCTTCCAGGCGAGGATGGTTTATCACTGCTGCAACAACTGCGAGGACAAGGATTCGCTGCTCCCATCATTATTGTTACCGCTCGCGATGATATTCAAGATAAAGTCACTGGGTTTGAATGGGGAGCAGATGATTATG comes from Halothece sp. PCC 7418 and encodes:
- a CDS encoding cell wall metabolism sensor histidine kinase WalK; translation: MKSVIDCLNFRNYFKSTRTRILLLYLLTLIGVVAIATPIFQFLFLSAVDERVRADLSEELEKFEESYQQWNAQTPDTKAALTDFIDEFLAETRPEDDNFHLMILDNQLHQAKPTPLPQIIQSHPELMPRWLTLETPIHGTLAVDDPKIGSVIYKSYLLEVNEQPRGLFVTVHLSAGERAEAWAAVLIFIEVACGVILVAFLLAWMASGQLLKPVQQLAKTAKIINEDNLNQRLVVKGTGELAELASTFNIMMDRVQTAFENQRSFTNDVSHELRTPITIIQGHLDVMSADPKEQAETLTVVFSELERMKRLVNDMILLVKAEQDNFLYLEEINLKRFVQEVFSKAIILADRNWQLEITAEGSFWGDRQRLTGAWMNLVQNAIQHTDLEDTVELGCAVSKNTLRFWVRDTGEGIAKGDQQHIFNRFARVKNDRRASEGVGLGLTIVVAIMRAHGGYVELSSEVGVGSTFTLICPRKYQKEVDQ